A window of the Henckelia pumila isolate YLH828 chromosome 3, ASM3356847v2, whole genome shotgun sequence genome harbors these coding sequences:
- the LOC140891291 gene encoding putative pentatricopeptide repeat-containing protein At3g23330 — protein MFPQFQLHGAWNFHSITPFLQHCSLTKNLRAIRIFHAHLLRAGLFFVSPNLQTELICTYTTCLDRNGLKTVAHFLKCLNPKNPLPFNSIISHFSQHGFNCFALHTLSFMHYKGVFVDSYALCCALKSISCLENVFLGKLMHGYVEKSGWLASVFVGSALVDFYARMSCMDDAAMVFDEIPIKNTVCVNALLSGYGGAKMWDQGVKLVREMQLLGLEADNFTFSAALRSCTGLYDVELGKQIHGIVIRKVIEFGADVFLQSLLIEMYGKCGLVESAKKVFDKVGYREGEEMRRDVILWTSMLGVYGKNGNYGQVIRLFNNMLNEGIKPDGVAFLSVISACGHTGQVDLGMKFFESMTLNYGLSASQEHYSCLVDLLCRAGELERACKLVNDVSNTGYESFTVSLWGALLSACNERGNVKLGKVAAQRALELEPGNVGIYVLLSNMYAKNGMWNEIEQLRELMKRRGLKKDTGWSLIDAVA, from the coding sequence ATGTTCCCTCAATTCCAGCTTCATGGTGCATGGAATTTTCACTCCATAACTCCATTTTTACAACACTGTTCCCTGACAAAGAATCTGAGAGCTATTCGAATATTCCATGCTCATTTACTGAGAGCGGGCTTGTTCTTCGTCTCCCCTAACCTGCAGACCGAGCTCATTTGTACATACACCACATGCCTTGACAGAAACGGTCTTAAAACGGTAGCTCATTTCTTGAAATGTCTCAATCCCAAGAACCCATTGCCCTTTAATTCGATTATATCTCATTTTTCGCAACATGGGTTCAACTGTTTTGCCCTCCACACGCTTTCTTTCATGCATTATAAAGGTGTGTTTGTTGATTCCTACGCCTTGTGTTGTGCTTTGAAATCAATTTCTTGTTTAGAAAATGTTTTCCTTGGAAAATTGATGCATGGCTATGTAGAGAAGTCGGGTTGGTTGGCTAGTGTGTTCGTGGGTAGCGCTTTAGTAGATTTTTACGCGAGGATGTCATGCATGGATGATGCGGCTATGGTGTTTGATGAAATTCCGATTAAGAATACTGTATGTGTTAATGCGCTTTTGTCAGGTTACGGTGGGGCAAAAATGTGGGATCAAGGGGTTAAACTGGTCAGGGAAATGCAACTGTTGGGTCTGGAAGCTGATAATTTTACATTTTCTGCAGCCTTGCGGTCATGTACGGGGCTGTATGATGTAGAATTGGGTAAGCAGATTCATGGGATTGTTATTAGAAAAGTTATTGAATTTGGAGCTGATGTGTTTCTGCAGAGCCTGTTGATTGAAATGTATGGGAAATGTGGACTCGTGGAGAGTGCAAAAAAAGTTTTTGATAAGGTGGGATACAGAGAAGGGGAGGAGATGCGAAGGGATGTTATTTTGTGGACTTCGATGTTAGGAGTGTATGGAAAAAATGGAAATTATGGACAAGTCATTAGGCTATTCAATAATATGCTGAATGAGGGTATTAAACCTGATGGAGTGGCATTTTTGTCAGTTATCTCTGCTTGTGGCCACACTGGCCAAGTCGACCTTGGGATGAAGTTCTTTGAGTCAATGACTCTAAACTATGGTTTAAGTGCTAGTCAGGAGCATTACAGTTGTCTCGTGGACTTGCTTTGTAGGGCTGGCGAGCTGGAGAGGGCATGTAAATTAGTAAATGATGTATCAAATACTGGATATGAGAGCTTCACCGTTTCCTTGTGGGGGGCATTACTTAGTGCTTGCAACGAGCGTGGAAATGTCAAATTGGGAAAGGTGGCTGCTCAAAGAGCCCTGGAGTTGGAGCCTGGCAACGTTGGGATTTATGTTTTACTGTCCAATATGTATGCTAAGAATGGTATGTGGAACGAGATTGAACAATTGAGGGAGTTGATGAAAAGAAGAGGATTGAAGAAAGATACTGGATGGAGTTTGATAGATGCAGTGGCTTGA
- the LOC140886856 gene encoding pentatricopeptide repeat-containing protein MRL1, chloroplastic isoform X2, whose translation MDSSLIMKPRAFSLITRAPANPSCSSGQRVGLLRSEFLGCDHNLRRPEDLLSYRRKCKKLRLRSNSHYYKHVIRVSLDSQPTLVFPAVATFSALTVVFFTYSKKQFDVMQMPGQLILALSEQIRSIMSWIITDARSKDLQKETYVGGNKSLVKETRESNEVVSEIEFWETDTINRDTPIAKESTFQSNAVSSRAQDFVTDETSEIMELSSIPTKVHGTSFLTEIHEVHLDGPAATESSAPILKSNLRSASSSAVDLQAESDELGVNLEILKEGDVTRNNLYLRDPHREEPSKMDETSLEMLDSLETLSSCVIIHENSASLSFTNNSLVEGSRVSAPDNVLLTEKSEGKLLLNCSEDFFCHQKGSGNRKGLRNKSKNIFHQDSQKKLFQSSSPKGNHMKDKHNPSWQLRVYNQLLREGRLNNCIELLEDMEEKGLLDMDKVYHVRFFDVCKRKKAVKEAFRFVRLIPNPTLSTFNLLMSVCAGSQDSEGASEVMRYVQEAGLKADCKLYTTLISTYAKCGKVDTMFKVFHEMVNAGVEPNVHTYGALIDGCAKAGQIAKAFGAYGILRSKNVKPDRVVFNALITACGQSGAVDRAFDVLSEMRTEIQPIDPDHITIGALMKACANGDKVDRAREVYNMIHEYGIKGSAELYTIAVNSCSHHGDWEFACSVYADMIKNNIAPDEMFISALIDVAGHAGKVDAAFEILEEARAKGMPVGIISYSSLMGACSNARDWQKALELYKVIKSLNLGTTVPMMNALINSLCDGNQLEMAIKTLFEMKDMGLCPNSITYSILLVASDNKDDLETGLMLISEAKKDGVAPNLVMCRCILAMCLSRFQKACKFGEPVLSFSSGRLQIDSKWTSLALMVYRETISAGVTPTMDELSQVLGCLQLPHDVSVRNRLIENYGMHIGISEGANIHSFINGFGEFDPRAISLVEEAASLGVVPFVSLKESPIVIDARNFSVHTAEVYLLTVLKGLKYRSAAGAKLPNINILLPVKNTQIKTPAGEKTINIAGRISQSLAGVLRRLGIAYLGNESYGKIRINGVSIRRWFEPKLASSFIRSTAHKSLAHGHLSSGILRQQRTIRTGFLSLE comes from the exons ATGGATTCGAGCTTAATCATGAAACCCCGAGCATTCTCCTTGATTACACGCGCTCCAGCGAACCCTTCATGCTCATCGGGGCAACGCGTTGGACTCCTCCGAAGTGAATTCCTCGGCTGCGACCACAATCTCCGGCGGCCGGAAGACCTGCTTAGTTATCGGAGAAAATGTAAAAAATTGAGGTTAAGATCGAACTCCCATTACTACAAACACGTGATCAGAGTTTCGCTAGACTCGCAGCCGACTCTCGTCTTCCCCGCCGTTGCTACATTTTCTGCCCTCACTGTCGTGTTTTTCACTTATTCGAAGAAACAGTTCGATGTCATGCAG ATGCCAGGACAGCTAATTCTTGCATTATCTGAACAAATACGAAGCATTATGAGCTGGATTATTACAGATGCACGCTCCAAAGATTTACAAAAGGAAACATACGTTGGTGGTAACAAAAGCCTGGTAAAAGAAACTAGAGAAAGCAACGAAGTGGTTTCTGAGATTGAATTTTGGGAAACCGATACAATTAACAGAGACACTCCCATCGCAAAAGAATCTACATTTCAATCTAATGCGGTTTCTTCAAGAGCCCAAGACTTTGTAACCGACGAGACATCTGAGATTATGGAGTTATCATCTATACCCACCAAAGTCCACGGCACATCTTTCCTCactgaaattcatgaggtgCATCTGGATGGGCCAGCTGCTACAGAATCTTCAGCTCCGATACTTAAGTCAAATTTGAGATCCGCATCTTCTTCAGCAGTTGATCTACAGGCAGAATCTGATGAACTTGGAGTAAACCTTGAAATCCTCAAAGAGGGTGATGTAACTCGCAATAACCTTTATTTAAGAGATCCCCATCGAGAAGAGCCTTCCAAAATGGATGAGACCTCCTTGGAAATGTTGGATTCTTTGGAAACGTTGTCATCTTGTGTGATCATTCATGAGAACAGTGCCTCTTTATCATTCACAAATAATTCGTTGGTGGAAGGATCACGTGTTAGTGCACCAGATAATGTTTTGCTTACAG AAAAATCGGAAGGAAAACTGCTTCTTAATTGTAGTGAAGACTTTTTTTGTCACCAGAAGGGTTCGGGAAATAGGAAAGGGTTAAGAAACAAGAGCAAGAACATTTTTCATCAAGATAGCCAGAAAAAATTGTTCCAGTCCTCCAGTCCCAAGGGGAATCATATGAAAGACAAGCATAACCCTTCATGGCAGTTGCGTGTTTACAATCAACTTCTCAGAGAAGGCAG GCTGAATAACTGTATAGAGTTGCTTGAAGATATGGAAGAAAAAGGTCTGTTGGATATGGATAAG GTTTATCATGTAAGATTTTTTGATGTCTGTAAAAGAAAAAAGGCTGTTAAAGAAGCATTCCGCTTCGTCAGGCTTATCCCAAATCCAACCTTGAGTACATTCAATTTGCTCATGTCTGTATGTGCAGGCTCACAAGACTCTGAGG GTGCCTCTGAAGTTATGCGATACGTTCAGGAAGCTGGATTGAAAGCCGATTGCAAACTTTATACCACTCTAATATCAACCTATGCCAAATGTGGAAAGGTGGATACTATGTTCAAG GTTTTTCATGAAATGGTAAATGCTGGAGTAGAACCAAATGTTCACACATATGGTGCTCTGATCGATGGTTGTGCCAAAGCAGGGCAAATAGCTAAGGCATTTGGTGCCTACGGAATACTAAGATCAAAG AATGTGAAGCCAGACAGAGTTGTTTTCAATGCGCTTATCACTGCATGTGGTCAATCAGGAGCTGTGGACCGTGCATTTGATGTGTTGTCAGAAATGAGAACAGAGATACAACCCATAGATCCCGATCATATTACCATCGGTGCTCTGATGAAGGCCTGTGCTAATGGCGATAAG GTTGATCGGGCGAGGGAAGTGTACAATATGATTCATGAGTACGGTATCAAGGGCAGTGCAGAACTTTACACTATTGCTGTAAACAGTTGCAGCCATCATGGTGATTGGGAGTTTGCTTGCAGTGTTTATGCTgacatgattaaaaacaatattgCCCCTGATGAG ATGTTTATCAGTGCATTGATAGACGTCGCAGGGCATGCTGGAAAAGTGGATGCCgcatttgaaattcttgaagaAGCTAGGGCTAAGGGAATGCCTGTTGGAATTATATCATATAGTTCCTTGATGGGTGCTTGTAGCAAT GCCAGAGATTGGCAGAAGGCACTGGAGCTTTACAAGGTCATCAAGAGCTTGAACCTTGGGACAACAGTTCCAATGATGAATGCTTTAATAAATTCCTTGT GTGATGGTAATCAACTGGAGATGGCTATCAAAACTTTATTTGAAATGAAAGACATGGGCTTATGTCCCAATTCCATCACATACTCCATTCTTTTAGTGGCAAGTGACAA CAAGGATGATCTAGAAACTGGCCTCATGCTTATCTCTGAAGCAAAAAAGGATGGTGTTGCCCCTAACCTTGTAATGTGCCGTTGCATCCTGG CTATGTGTTTATCAAGATTCCAAAAAGCTTGTAAATTTGGTGAGCCGGTGCTATCTTTCTCCTCTGGCCGACTTCAGATTGACAGTAAATG GACATCCTTGGCCTTGATGGTGTACAGGGAAACAATCTCAGCTGGTGTCACGCCCACTATGGATGAACTTTCTCAAGTTTTGGGATGCCTTCAGCTTCCTCATGACGTATCTGTAAGAAATAGGCTCATCGAGAATTATGGAATGCATATTGGTATATCAGAAGGCGCAAACATCCATTCCTTCATTAATGGGTTTGGGGAATTTGATCCGCGTGCTATATCTTTAGTAGAG GAAGCTGCTTCACTTGGAGTTGTACCTTTTGTCTCTCTAAAAGAAAGTCCGATCGTCATAGATGCCAGAAATTTCAGTGTGCATACAGCTGAG GTGTATCTCTTGACGGTTCTGAAAGGGCTCAAGTATCGTTCAGCTGCTG GTGCAAAACTGCCTAATATAAACATTTTACTGCCCGTGAAGAATACGCAAATTAAGACTCCTGCTGGTGAGAAAACGATTAATATTGCCGGAAG GATAAGTCAGTCACTTGCAGGAGTGTTGAGGAGACTTGGTATTGCTTACCTAGGAAACGAGTCGTATGGAAAGATCCGAATCAATGGTGTTTCTATAAGAAGGTGGTTCGAGCCAAAGCTAGCGTCTAGTTTCATCAGGAGTACAGCTCATAAGAGTTTGGCCCATGGACATCTAAGTTCAGGCATACTCCGCCAACAACGTACAATCAGAACTGGTTTTTTGTCCTTGGAATAA
- the LOC140886856 gene encoding pentatricopeptide repeat-containing protein MRL1, chloroplastic isoform X1, protein MDSSLIMKPRAFSLITRAPANPSCSSGQRVGLLRSEFLGCDHNLRRPEDLLSYRRKCKKLRLRSNSHYYKHVIRVSLDSQPTLVFPAVATFSALTVVFFTYSKKQFDVMQMPGQLILALSEQIRSIMSWIITDARSKDLQKETYVGGNKSLVKETRESNEVVSEIEFWETDTINRDTPIAKESTFQSNAVSSRAQDFVTDETSEIMELSSIPTKVHGTSFLTEIHEVHLDGPAATESSAPILKSNLRSASSSAVDLQAESDELGVNLEILKEGDVTRNNLYLRDPHREEPSKMDETSLEMLDSLETLSSCVIIHENSASLSFTNNSLVEGSRVSAPDNVLLTVFPEKSEGKLLLNCSEDFFCHQKGSGNRKGLRNKSKNIFHQDSQKKLFQSSSPKGNHMKDKHNPSWQLRVYNQLLREGRLNNCIELLEDMEEKGLLDMDKVYHVRFFDVCKRKKAVKEAFRFVRLIPNPTLSTFNLLMSVCAGSQDSEGASEVMRYVQEAGLKADCKLYTTLISTYAKCGKVDTMFKVFHEMVNAGVEPNVHTYGALIDGCAKAGQIAKAFGAYGILRSKNVKPDRVVFNALITACGQSGAVDRAFDVLSEMRTEIQPIDPDHITIGALMKACANGDKVDRAREVYNMIHEYGIKGSAELYTIAVNSCSHHGDWEFACSVYADMIKNNIAPDEMFISALIDVAGHAGKVDAAFEILEEARAKGMPVGIISYSSLMGACSNARDWQKALELYKVIKSLNLGTTVPMMNALINSLCDGNQLEMAIKTLFEMKDMGLCPNSITYSILLVASDNKDDLETGLMLISEAKKDGVAPNLVMCRCILAMCLSRFQKACKFGEPVLSFSSGRLQIDSKWTSLALMVYRETISAGVTPTMDELSQVLGCLQLPHDVSVRNRLIENYGMHIGISEGANIHSFINGFGEFDPRAISLVEEAASLGVVPFVSLKESPIVIDARNFSVHTAEVYLLTVLKGLKYRSAAGAKLPNINILLPVKNTQIKTPAGEKTINIAGRISQSLAGVLRRLGIAYLGNESYGKIRINGVSIRRWFEPKLASSFIRSTAHKSLAHGHLSSGILRQQRTIRTGFLSLE, encoded by the exons ATGGATTCGAGCTTAATCATGAAACCCCGAGCATTCTCCTTGATTACACGCGCTCCAGCGAACCCTTCATGCTCATCGGGGCAACGCGTTGGACTCCTCCGAAGTGAATTCCTCGGCTGCGACCACAATCTCCGGCGGCCGGAAGACCTGCTTAGTTATCGGAGAAAATGTAAAAAATTGAGGTTAAGATCGAACTCCCATTACTACAAACACGTGATCAGAGTTTCGCTAGACTCGCAGCCGACTCTCGTCTTCCCCGCCGTTGCTACATTTTCTGCCCTCACTGTCGTGTTTTTCACTTATTCGAAGAAACAGTTCGATGTCATGCAG ATGCCAGGACAGCTAATTCTTGCATTATCTGAACAAATACGAAGCATTATGAGCTGGATTATTACAGATGCACGCTCCAAAGATTTACAAAAGGAAACATACGTTGGTGGTAACAAAAGCCTGGTAAAAGAAACTAGAGAAAGCAACGAAGTGGTTTCTGAGATTGAATTTTGGGAAACCGATACAATTAACAGAGACACTCCCATCGCAAAAGAATCTACATTTCAATCTAATGCGGTTTCTTCAAGAGCCCAAGACTTTGTAACCGACGAGACATCTGAGATTATGGAGTTATCATCTATACCCACCAAAGTCCACGGCACATCTTTCCTCactgaaattcatgaggtgCATCTGGATGGGCCAGCTGCTACAGAATCTTCAGCTCCGATACTTAAGTCAAATTTGAGATCCGCATCTTCTTCAGCAGTTGATCTACAGGCAGAATCTGATGAACTTGGAGTAAACCTTGAAATCCTCAAAGAGGGTGATGTAACTCGCAATAACCTTTATTTAAGAGATCCCCATCGAGAAGAGCCTTCCAAAATGGATGAGACCTCCTTGGAAATGTTGGATTCTTTGGAAACGTTGTCATCTTGTGTGATCATTCATGAGAACAGTGCCTCTTTATCATTCACAAATAATTCGTTGGTGGAAGGATCACGTGTTAGTGCACCAGATAATGTTTTGCTTACAG TCTTTCCAGAAAAATCGGAAGGAAAACTGCTTCTTAATTGTAGTGAAGACTTTTTTTGTCACCAGAAGGGTTCGGGAAATAGGAAAGGGTTAAGAAACAAGAGCAAGAACATTTTTCATCAAGATAGCCAGAAAAAATTGTTCCAGTCCTCCAGTCCCAAGGGGAATCATATGAAAGACAAGCATAACCCTTCATGGCAGTTGCGTGTTTACAATCAACTTCTCAGAGAAGGCAG GCTGAATAACTGTATAGAGTTGCTTGAAGATATGGAAGAAAAAGGTCTGTTGGATATGGATAAG GTTTATCATGTAAGATTTTTTGATGTCTGTAAAAGAAAAAAGGCTGTTAAAGAAGCATTCCGCTTCGTCAGGCTTATCCCAAATCCAACCTTGAGTACATTCAATTTGCTCATGTCTGTATGTGCAGGCTCACAAGACTCTGAGG GTGCCTCTGAAGTTATGCGATACGTTCAGGAAGCTGGATTGAAAGCCGATTGCAAACTTTATACCACTCTAATATCAACCTATGCCAAATGTGGAAAGGTGGATACTATGTTCAAG GTTTTTCATGAAATGGTAAATGCTGGAGTAGAACCAAATGTTCACACATATGGTGCTCTGATCGATGGTTGTGCCAAAGCAGGGCAAATAGCTAAGGCATTTGGTGCCTACGGAATACTAAGATCAAAG AATGTGAAGCCAGACAGAGTTGTTTTCAATGCGCTTATCACTGCATGTGGTCAATCAGGAGCTGTGGACCGTGCATTTGATGTGTTGTCAGAAATGAGAACAGAGATACAACCCATAGATCCCGATCATATTACCATCGGTGCTCTGATGAAGGCCTGTGCTAATGGCGATAAG GTTGATCGGGCGAGGGAAGTGTACAATATGATTCATGAGTACGGTATCAAGGGCAGTGCAGAACTTTACACTATTGCTGTAAACAGTTGCAGCCATCATGGTGATTGGGAGTTTGCTTGCAGTGTTTATGCTgacatgattaaaaacaatattgCCCCTGATGAG ATGTTTATCAGTGCATTGATAGACGTCGCAGGGCATGCTGGAAAAGTGGATGCCgcatttgaaattcttgaagaAGCTAGGGCTAAGGGAATGCCTGTTGGAATTATATCATATAGTTCCTTGATGGGTGCTTGTAGCAAT GCCAGAGATTGGCAGAAGGCACTGGAGCTTTACAAGGTCATCAAGAGCTTGAACCTTGGGACAACAGTTCCAATGATGAATGCTTTAATAAATTCCTTGT GTGATGGTAATCAACTGGAGATGGCTATCAAAACTTTATTTGAAATGAAAGACATGGGCTTATGTCCCAATTCCATCACATACTCCATTCTTTTAGTGGCAAGTGACAA CAAGGATGATCTAGAAACTGGCCTCATGCTTATCTCTGAAGCAAAAAAGGATGGTGTTGCCCCTAACCTTGTAATGTGCCGTTGCATCCTGG CTATGTGTTTATCAAGATTCCAAAAAGCTTGTAAATTTGGTGAGCCGGTGCTATCTTTCTCCTCTGGCCGACTTCAGATTGACAGTAAATG GACATCCTTGGCCTTGATGGTGTACAGGGAAACAATCTCAGCTGGTGTCACGCCCACTATGGATGAACTTTCTCAAGTTTTGGGATGCCTTCAGCTTCCTCATGACGTATCTGTAAGAAATAGGCTCATCGAGAATTATGGAATGCATATTGGTATATCAGAAGGCGCAAACATCCATTCCTTCATTAATGGGTTTGGGGAATTTGATCCGCGTGCTATATCTTTAGTAGAG GAAGCTGCTTCACTTGGAGTTGTACCTTTTGTCTCTCTAAAAGAAAGTCCGATCGTCATAGATGCCAGAAATTTCAGTGTGCATACAGCTGAG GTGTATCTCTTGACGGTTCTGAAAGGGCTCAAGTATCGTTCAGCTGCTG GTGCAAAACTGCCTAATATAAACATTTTACTGCCCGTGAAGAATACGCAAATTAAGACTCCTGCTGGTGAGAAAACGATTAATATTGCCGGAAG GATAAGTCAGTCACTTGCAGGAGTGTTGAGGAGACTTGGTATTGCTTACCTAGGAAACGAGTCGTATGGAAAGATCCGAATCAATGGTGTTTCTATAAGAAGGTGGTTCGAGCCAAAGCTAGCGTCTAGTTTCATCAGGAGTACAGCTCATAAGAGTTTGGCCCATGGACATCTAAGTTCAGGCATACTCCGCCAACAACGTACAATCAGAACTGGTTTTTTGTCCTTGGAATAA
- the LOC140892141 gene encoding auxin-responsive protein SAUR50-like — MAIKKAAKVSQATALRQILKRCSSLGKKNGYDTEECPPVDVPKGHFAVYVGQNRSRYIVPISLLTHPDFQVLLRQAEEEFGFDHDMGLTIPCEEVVFRSLTSSMLR; from the coding sequence ATGGCGATCAAGAAAGCAGCCAAAGTTTCGCAGGCAACAGCCCTGAGGCAAATCTTGAAGAGATGCTCCAGCTTGGGCAAGAAAAATGGCTACGACACCGAAGAATGCCCGCCGGTGGACGTCCCCAAAGGCCACTTCGCCGTGTACGTCGGCCAGAACCGGAGCCGATACATCGTGCCCATTTCTCTGTTGACTCATCCCGATTTCCAGGTCCTTCTCAGACAAGCAGAAGAAGAGTTTGGATTCGATCACGACATGGGTCTCACCATCCCCTGCGAAGAAGTCGTTTTCAGATCTCTCACCTCTTCCATGCTCAGATGA
- the LOC140893216 gene encoding uncharacterized protein, which produces MAAPPPGLYSGTSTLALVARASALSIGLVYGNVKLKILKAKAKSHKTAEAKGHH; this is translated from the exons ATGGCGGCGCCACCTCCGGGACTGTACTCCGGCACCAGCACCCTCGCATTG GTGGCGCGCGCGTCAGCTCTCTCAATCGGGCTTGTTTACGGAAACGTGAAGCTTAAAATCCTCAAG GCAAAAGCCAAATCTCACAAGACAGCCGAAGCAAAGGGACATCACTGA